Sequence from the Helianthus annuus cultivar XRQ/B chromosome 13, HanXRQr2.0-SUNRISE, whole genome shotgun sequence genome:
ACAAAGCATTATTCAGGTCAAGACACAACCCAAACTCAACGGCTATATTTTCGCCCTCTCACTCCACCATTTACCGACACTTTCACCGGAATCATACAAATCCCACTGTTTAATCGGAACAATCACTCGAACCCCACAACCAATTCACACACTCTCCGTTCAATTTCTCATTTTCCCGTACAAAATCCACCCAATTTAACCTCACCAATTTCTTCAAATTCGCCATAATTTCTCCCCAATCAGGTAAAATAAGTACAAAATTCACATCTGTATCGTATTCTGGAGTTACTTATCCAAAAAGCCCTTTGATTTGAGGCCGTTTTGGGTTTTTTGGTTGACAGAGCATTAGGGTTTTGATCTTTATGAACAGAGTAATTACTAATTAGCCTCTGTTTTTGATATTATTATTGTAAGTGTGATTCATTAAGGTGTTTTGGGTAAGTAATTTTTGGGATTTTTAGTATGTTATTGAAAGGGTATTAGGGTTTCGATTTTATTGTCTCTCTGTTTCAGTGTTTCTGAACAGAGTACTCTGTTTTCGGTGTTTTGGTGAAGTTATTTGGAGATTTGAGTATTGATCATCTCCAATTTGATTAATATGTGTGAAATGTTGTTGTAACACAACAAAAGATTTGACCTTTTGTGGGAAAAACTGAAAGTTCGAAACAATGTCAGCAGTTGATGTTGCGTTGAGTCAGGTTCACATCGAGTCGGGCTTTATTCGTAGCGTAAACGACTCGCTTGTGGTGTACCTAACTGTAGCAAGTTCAGTGATTCCCATGTGTATTTTGGAGTCCGATTCGATTGCGTCAGTGAAGCTAAAGATTCAAACATGTAAAGGGTTTTTAGTGAAGAAACAAAAGTTGGTTTTTGAAGGAAAAGAGTTGTCGAAAAACGGTTGTCGTGTCAAAGACTATGGTGTTTCAAGTGGGGATGTTCTTCATCTGATTCTTCGAGTTTCCGATCTTCTTAAGATCACCGTCGAAACTGCTTTTAAAAAAGACTTTGAGTTTCAGGTTGACCGGTTTAGAACCGTGCGTTATTTGAAACAAAAGCTAGCGGAAGAAGCGAAAGGGGATTCGTTTATAAACGTCGAGGATCAAGAAATATTATGTGATGGTCAAAAGCTTGATGATCATAGGCTTATTGGTGATATTTGTAAGAATCATGATGCCATTGTTCATTTAGTTGTTCAAAATTCTTCATCACGAGTGTCACGAGTCAAGCGGGAAACAATTTGTAAGAAATTACCGAACGATTTCACATTGCAGCCGGTTATCGTCAATCCTAGTTTAAAACTATCGCCTGTTATATGGAGCATGTTAAACTCCGCATCTGATGGGCTAAAACGATCGAAAAGCCCGATTAGATCAGCCGAAGGCACTGGGGGCGCGTACTTCATGCAACATCCATCGGGTAACAAGAACGTTGCGGTTTTTAAACCTGTAGATGAAGAACCATTGGCGGTTAATAACCCTCACATGCTACCTCCATCAACAACCGGTGAAGGGCTAAAGAGAGGAACTAAAGTAGGCGAAGGTGCGTTGAGGGAGGTTGCAGCCTACATATTAGACCATCCGTTAACCGGACCGCGTTCATCAAACAATGAAACGGAAACCGGTTTTGCCGGTGTGCCACCGACCGTCATGGCTAGGTGTTTGAGTTCAGAGTTTAATCATCCACGAGGGTATGATGGCGGGTCCGACAATGTTAAAGTCGGATCTTTACAAATGTTTGTGACAAACTGTGGAAGTTGTGAAGATATGGGTCCAAGAGATTTTCCGGTGGAAGAGGTTCATAAGATCACGGTTCTTGATATACGAACCGCGAATGCTGACAGGCACGCGGGGAATATATTGATGAGCCGAGAAGCGGGTCGGATTGTGCTGACCCCTATTGATCATGGATATTGCTTGCCTGAGAATGTAAGTCTAAAGTCTGCATTTTTTGTTCCATATTATCAGTGTTCTAAAAATCGGCACTCGTCGGCGATTAATAGCTAGTCAGCCTATTTTTCGTTAATTGGTCCGTTAATCGGTAGTCGTCCCTAATCGACCGGCCAAAAATCGGCGATTCCGGCCAAAAACCAGTAAATTCTGACCAGTTTTCAACCAAACCATGTAGATTCCGGCGATTAATGTTGTATACTTAAAAAACGGTCAAGGAGGGGTTAAAACCTGTCTAATTAAAATATTTACCGATATATATAACTGAAAATTACTAgaggtgttcaaaaaactcgtggctcgcagctcgctcgaagaaagctcggctcgaaattggctcggttgtaaacgagccagctcggctcggctcggtttataaacgagccgagctcgagcttggcctggctcaaCTCGttagctggctcgataaggtttatatccttcatttttttgtcccacatcgcttagaaaacaaaaaacTAATGGAGaatctcccctataaaagaaggtaaaaacaatgtacaaagtgagttaactatttatacttgcatatttagccatatggttaaattaaatgacaattatggcccttagtctatgaagaaattcatttttaagggctttttaagtagtaaattttgcggttctttgttagttcgagctagattgAGCCGAGCCGAGCATGCTTgaattctaatcgagtcgagcttgagcctcaaatcttagctcgatttgaaattcgagcttgAGCCAAGCCAactcgaatcgagttcgagccgagctcgagccgggtctagctcggctcgacttggCTTGTTTACAGccctaaaaattacatataaaaatcccaATCTGATTAATCCCGATTCATCGCTAGTAGGTACCCCACCggccgactagcgcctagcgataTTTACAACCATTTATTTATGATAATAAGTTAATAACATGATATTTGTCACGCTAACACGGGTTTCTTGGTTTGTTAGTTCAAAGATTGCACATTTGATTGGTTGTATTGGCCACAAGCGCGTGAACCATACTTGAAACAAGCTCTTGACTACATAAGCTCATTGGATGCAGATCAAGACATAGCACTCTTGAGCGCGTATGGGTGGGATCTTTCATTAGAGTGTGCACGCACGCTGCGCATCTCCACTATGCTTTTAAAAAAAGGTGCGGCAAACGGGCTCTCGCCTTTTGACATAGGTCGAATCATGTGCAGAGAAAGGGTAAACAAAGAATCTATGATTGAAAAGATGGTTCAGAAAGCCCATGATTCTATGCTCGTGGGAATGAGTGAGGCTGCGTTTCTTGAAACCGTCTCTAAGATCATGGATTTTGAGGTTGAGAATATACTCGTTTAGGCCCGTGCATTTTGAGGGGACGACTCACTTTGTCGTCTCCGGGCCTAATGTAGTTTTCTTATGATGTATTTGCTTAATACGAATAAAAGTGTGATCAGCAATGGTGTTTTTTATGTCTCATTGCTGAATTTGTACCTGCTTTCTGAAAAGCTTTTGTTGTGAATGATATGATAATTATTGTGTTTAAGAAATAACACTTTGTAAATTTTAGTTTGATATATGATTTCTTTTAGCATGGTTTTGTTGGCTTCAAACATTTTGTTAAAGCAATTGTTTTGAATGCAGGACCAGTCATTGGCCGCACCACTAGTTCACTGGTCGGACAAGTCTAACCGGACTCGATGCCTAACGCTGTTAAAATTAATTTAAAAGAT
This genomic interval carries:
- the LOC110899508 gene encoding phosphatidylinositol 4-kinase gamma 4 — its product is MSAVDVALSQVHIESGFIRSVNDSLVVYLTVASSVIPMCILESDSIASVKLKIQTCKGFLVKKQKLVFEGKELSKNGCRVKDYGVSSGDVLHLILRVSDLLKITVETAFKKDFEFQVDRFRTVRYLKQKLAEEAKGDSFINVEDQEILCDGQKLDDHRLIGDICKNHDAIVHLVVQNSSSRVSRVKRETICKKLPNDFTLQPVIVNPSLKLSPVIWSMLNSASDGLKRSKSPIRSAEGTGGAYFMQHPSGNKNVAVFKPVDEEPLAVNNPHMLPPSTTGEGLKRGTKVGEGALREVAAYILDHPLTGPRSSNNETETGFAGVPPTVMARCLSSEFNHPRGYDGGSDNVKVGSLQMFVTNCGSCEDMGPRDFPVEEVHKITVLDIRTANADRHAGNILMSREAGRIVLTPIDHGYCLPENFKDCTFDWLYWPQAREPYLKQALDYISSLDADQDIALLSAYGWDLSLECARTLRISTMLLKKGAANGLSPFDIGRIMCRERVNKESMIEKMVQKAHDSMLVGMSEAAFLETVSKIMDFEVENILV